In one window of Erythrolamprus reginae isolate rEryReg1 chromosome 1, rEryReg1.hap1, whole genome shotgun sequence DNA:
- the SLIRP gene encoding SRA stem-loop-interacting RNA-binding protein, mitochondrial — protein MAARGVSRRAFEVFVRRIPWNVEESELRQYFNQFGPVKKCIMPFNLETGFHKGFGWIGFATEESRNNALLKDHFFEGSPLEVKRQERTAR, from the exons ATGGCAGCCAGAGGGGTTTCTCGGCGTGCCTTCGAGGTCTTCGTGAGGCGAATACCCTGGAACGTGGAGGAAA gtgaacTACGACAATATTTTAATCAATTTGGACCGGTGAAGAAATGCATCATGCCATTT AATCTAGAAACGGGGTTCCATAAAGGTTTTGGCTGGATTGGATTTGCCACAGAAGAAAGTCGCAATAATGCTTTGTTGAAAGATCATTTTTTTGAAGGCTCACCG CTTGAAGTTAAACGTCAAGAAAGAACAGCCAGATGA
- the ALKBH1 gene encoding nucleic acid dioxygenase ALKBH1, which translates to MAAATREEDAFRRLFRFYRRWEGSDPSGVIDFSKATGTQVITYPLKVTSVSDQDAYRAGLHPVTQWKAYGLHNYPGFIYINNPFLPGSQCHWVKQCLKKYIQKPNICNLDMHMSSEETADIWGKSKFQLRNRSASKSQPKSLLEKLRWVTLGYHYNWNTKKYSSDSYTPFPSDLAFLSKQVAKACGFPSFQAEAGILNYYHFDSSLGIHVDESEPYLSPPLLSFSFGQSSIFLLGGLKRDEAPVALFMHSGDIMIMSGFSRLLYHAVPKILPNLEGKPLPSSLEQPFSADLPADSVIEPCSDDDWQTCARYLEASRINMTVRQVLAEGQSFRTETRTESKQNAFSADYREKYIETKTHKPITNK; encoded by the exons ATGGCGGCGGCCACGCGGGAAGAAGATGCCTTCCGCCGGCTCTTTCGTTTCTATCGGCGATGGGAGGGGTCGGATCCTAGCGGGGTGATTGATTTCTCCAAAGCAACGGGCACTCAG gTGATCACCTATCCTCTGAAGGTAACCTCAGTAAGTGATCAAGATGCCTACAGGGCAGGATTACATCCAGTTACCCAATGGAAAGCTTATGGTCTACATAATTATCCAG gaTTTATATATATTAACAATCCCTTTCTTCCGGGCTCCCAGTGCCATTGGGTGAAGCAATGTCTAAAAAAATATATCCAGAAACCTAATATATGCAATTTGGATATGCATATGTCTTCTGAAGAAACtgctgatatctgggggaagagCAAATTTCAGCTTCG AAACAGAAGTGCCAGTAAATCACAGCCAAAAAGCTTATTGGAAAAGTTGCGCTGGGTAACTCTAGGTTACCACTATAACTGGAATACAAAG AAATATTCATCAGATAGCTATACTCCTTTCCCATCTGATCTGGCTTTCCTGTCAAAGCAAGTGGCTAAAGCTTGTGGATTTCCCAGCTTCCAAGCAGAAGCAGGAATCCTGAACTATTATCACTTTGATTCATCTTTAGGAATTCATGTGGATGAATCTGAACCGTACCTTTCTCCACCTCTTTTATCATTCAG tTTCGGACAGTCATCCATATTTCTGCTGGGAGGATTGAAACGAGATGAAGCCCCTGTGGCCCTGTTCATGCATAGCGGAGACATTATGATAATGTCTGGTTTCAGCCGCCTACTGTATCACGCAGTTCCCAAGATCCTTCCCAATCTAGAAGGAAAGCCTTTGCCTTCTTCCTTAGAGCAGCCATTCTCTGCTGACCTTCCTGCAGACTCTGTGATTGAGCCCTGCTCCGATGACGATTGGCAAACATGTGCCAGATATTTGGAAGCATCCCGTATTAATATGACTGTGAGACAGGTACTAGCTGAAGGTCAGAGCTTCCGGACTGAAACTAGGACAGAGAGCAAACAAAATGCCTTCTCTGCAGACTATCGTGAAAAATATATAGAAACCAAAACACACAAGCCTATTACCAATAAATGA
- the SNW1 gene encoding SNW domain-containing protein 1 produces the protein MALTSFLPAPTQLSQDQLELEERARSQRVRQTALVSSRREPPPYGYRKGWIPRMSEDFGDGGAFPEIHVAQYPLDMGRKKKTSNALAVQVDAEGKIKYDAIARQGQSKDKVIYSKYTDLVPKEVMNVDDPELQRPDEEAVKELTEKTRVALEKSVSQKIAAAMPVRAADKLAPAQYIRYTPSQQGVAFNSGAKQRVIRMVEMQKDPMEPPRFKINKKIPRGPPSPPAPVMHSPSRKMTVKEQQEWKIPPCISNWKNAKGYTIPLDKRLAADGRGLQTVHINENFAKLAEALYIADRKAREAVEMRAQVERKMAQKEKEKHEEKLREMAQKARERRAGIKTHMEKEDGEVRERDEIRHDRRKERQHDRNLSRAAPDKRSKLQRNENRDISEVIALGVPNPRTSNEIQYDQRLFNQNKGMDSGFAGGEDEIYNVYDQPWRSGKDMAQNIYRPSKNVDKDMYGDDLETRIKTTNRFVPDKEFSGSDRRQRGREGPVQFEEDPFGLDKFLEEAKQHGGSKRPDSNRPKEHDHEGKKRRKE, from the exons ATGGCGCTGACCAG TTTTTTACCAGCGCCAACCCAGTTGTCTCAGGACCAACTGGAATTAGAGGAGAGAGCAAGATCTCAAAGAGTGAGACAGACTGCGTTGGTGTCATCACGAAGGGAACCTCCTCCTTATGGTTATCGGAAAGGATGGATACCACGAATGTCAGAG GATTTTGGAGATGGAGGTGCTTTCCCAGAAATCCATGTTGCCCAATATCCTCTGGATATGggcagaaaaaagaaaacatccaATGCGTTAGCTGTACAGGTGGATGccgaaggaaaaataaaatacgaTGCTATAGCTCGGCAAGGACAATCCAAAGACAAG GTCATTTACAGCAAATACACAGACCTTGTTCCCAAAGAAGTTATGAATGTGGATGACCCTGAACTTCAAAGACCAGATGAGGAAGCTGTCAAAGAG CTTACAGAAAAGACACGAGTTGCACTGGAAAAGTCTGTCTCTCAAAAAATCGCAGCAGCAATGCCAGTCCGAGCAGCTGATAAACTAGCTCCAGCTCAGTATATTCg ATACACACCATCACAGCAGGGAGTGGCATTCAATTCTGGTGCAAAACAGAGAGTTATTAGAATGGTGGAAATGCAAAAGGATCCCATGGAGCCTCCAAGATTCAA GATTAATAAGAAAATTCCTCGTGGGCCGCCATCTCCCCCTGCTCCAGTAATGCATTCTCCCAGTAGAAAG ATGACTGTAAAGGAGCAGCAAGAATGGAAAATTCCACCTTGTATTTCAAATTGGAAAAATGCAAAG GGTTACACTATCCCGTTAGACAAACGCCTGGCTGCAGATGGTAGAGGATTGCAGACTGTACACATTAATGAAAACTTTGCTAAATTGGCAGAAGCTCTTTACATTGCTGATAGAAAg GCTCGTGAGGCTGTAGAAATGCGAGCCCAGGTAGAACGCAAAATGgcacagaaggaaaaagagaaacatgAGGAGAAACTTCGGGAAATGGCCCAGAAGGCCAGGGAACGAAGAGCTGGAATCAAAACTCATATGGAGAAAG AGGATGGAGAAGTTAGGGAGCGTGATGAAATCAGGCATGACAGGCGAAAAGAAAGGCAGCATGACCGGAATCTTTCCAGAGCAGCCCCTGACAAAAG ATCGAAACTACAGAGAAATGAGAACAGAGATATTAGTGAAGTCATTGCATTGGGCGTTCCTAATCCTCGGACATCCAACGAAATTCAGTATGACCAGAGACTGTTCAACCAAAATAAG GGCATGGACAGTGGCTTTGCAGGAGGGGAAGATGAAATTTATAATGTCTATGATCAGCCCTGGAGAAGTGGTAAAGACATGGCCCAAAATATATACAGACCAAGTAAAAATGTGGATAAGGACATGTATGGTGATGATTTGGAAACAAGAATAAAAACTACTAACAG GTTTGTTCCTGATAAGGAATTTTCTGGCTCAGACCGTAgacaaagaggaagagaaggaccagttCAATTTGAGGAAGATCCTTTTGGTCTAGACAAATTCTTGGAAGAGGCAAAACAGCACGGGGGCTCTAAAAGACCTGATAGCAACCGCCCTAAAGAACACGATCATGAAggcaaaaagagaaggaaagagtaa